The window TACTATTTCTGTTCATAAATCACAAGGTAGTGAATATCCGTTTGTAATAATGATTATTGACAGTAGTGCAACATATATGTTAAAAAGAAATCTTATTTATACGGCTATTACTCGCTGTCAAAAGAAATTATATCTTTTAGGTCAAAAAAATATTTTTATTAAAGCTGTTAATTCATTAGAAAAACCACGAATTACAACATTAGTTAAAAGATTAATGGAAAATAAAATAATCTATAATGGTAAAATATCATCATAAATGACATCATCTAATAAGTGAAAAGTGAGGGATATTATGAAAAAGAATGTAGTGCTAGTAGTTATCTTTTTTTTTGATTAATACAAGTTCTTAATATTATTAGGTCGCGTTTAGTTTTCTTAGGTATTTTTTAAAAAAGAAAAAATAATCATTTACTATAAATTATTTCAATATTCAAATTAAGTATATATTTCTTATGTATGATTTTTGTTGTAAAAAATTAGAATTAAATATAAAAATGCCATTAAAAATAATACTGGTAATTTTACAAAAGATGAAAAAGTATTTATTGCTCGCTTTGAAGAATGAGTTAAAGCTCCTAATTCAAAAGAAAATAATGAGAATAAAAAATAATGTTTTGAGAAATTATTATGGAATTTTTAAAACTGTTTGTTCCGATAAAAAAATGCCTGCACAAGTTGCTTTTATTGCCGGATTAATTATTATCATTACTTTTCTTTTCGCGTTAATTTCAATTATGTATTTACCGATAAAAATGATTTTTGGGAGATAGAAAATGACAATAAACTTAAAAGAATTTAATTGAGAACAAATTAAACAAACTTTCTGAGATTTATTTATTCAAATTACAACCATTCCCGCTCATATTACTGGTGGTAAAGAAATTAATTTAACCGAAGCACCACTTTGGCTTTTAATAGCAAACATTGCTTTTTGATTCTTGACAGCAATTATGGTGTGATTTATTCTAATGCTACTTTGAAAAACCATATCAGTATTTAGATAGAAACAAAAGTAATGTCAAGAAGTTACATTGTGATGCATTCACAAAGAAATTCAAAATTAATTAGGAAAAAATACAATCGTGTTAACGATAATCGCGGTTTTAACAAATTTAAGAAAAACTTTGAATATAAATGATGAATGTTTTAAAAAAGAAAGGGGGTGATTATATGATTGGAACTTTCTTGGCCGATGCACCAGCAACAGTAGAAAAAATAACAGCTAGTGACGCGATAACTAAATTATGAAATGCAATTATAACGGCATTTACTAAAATGTGAGAAATTATTGCTGTTAATATGCCACAAGTCGGTAACTTCTTTGCTGACTACTGAATATTCATTTTTCCATTTATTTTGGCAATATTCTTTATTTGCTTTAAAATGTTTGAAAAACTACTTGGAGCAGTACGCTAATAAAAAAATAAAGTGAGGTGCAAGATGAAATTTTGCAAATGAATAATAGAAAAAAATAACCATTTTATTGAATTAAATCGCACCTCATTTTTAATTTTATGACATTGGGGAGCAATTTGATATATTTACAACGGTTATTTTAAAAACATTGTGAGCTATTTATTTTTAGCAGGTTGTATTTTAATTTTTCTTTTTAAAATCAGTAATTTAACACAAATTAACAAAGTTATTAATTTCTTAAAAATTCACCATTAAATATTGTTATTGGTTCATTAGGAACAGGAAAAACTGGGACTGTACAATTAACTGTGTCTCTAAGTAATTAACTTAAATTCACTCTGTCCTCAAATTTTATCATTAAATGTGAAATTGCACTACCCCAATTTTGAATTGGCATCGTTCATTTCTTAACCATATTTTGAAATGCTAAATAAAATATTTTAAAAACTGATGCGTCATTAGGAAAAATCTTTTTATTCTTAATGACTTTTCTTAGTTGACTATTAACAGATTCAATCGCATTAGTTGTGTAAATAATCCTTCTAAATTCTTGAGGATATTCAAGAAAAATTATTAAATTATTTCAGTTATTTTTTCATGATTTAGTAATTTGTGGATACTTTTTATTTCATTTTTCTGAAAAATGATCTAAAGCAACTAGCGCTATTTCTTCATTAATTGCTGTATAAATTGATTTTAAATCATTAGCTACAAGTTTGCGATCTTTGTAAGGGACAAATTTTAAACTATTACGAATTTGATGAACGATGCATAATTGGTGCTGTGTTTTTGGGAACACAGCTTCTATTGCATCAGACATTCCAGTTAAATTATCGCTACAAGCAACAAGAATATCTTGTAAGCCACGATTTTTCATTTCCGTAAGATTATTAAGTCAAAATTTGGTTCCCTCATTCTCGCTAATTCACATTCCTAAAATATCTTTTAAACCATCTAAATTAATTCCTAAGGCAAGATAAACTGCTTTATTTATTATTCGTTTATCTTGCTTTACTTTAACAACAATACAATCAAAATAAACAATCGGATAAATCTTCTCTAAAGGTTTAGTTTGTCACATTTTAACTTCTTCAATAACATCATCAGTTATTTGACTAATTAAACTTTCTGAAATTTCTGCTCCGTGATAGAATTCTTGCAATTGTGCTTTGATATCAGAAATTGTCATTCCTCTTGCATATAAAGAAATTACTTTTTGATCAAAGTTATCAAATCTTCTTTGTCTTTTCGGAATAATTACTGGTTCAAAAGTACTATTTCGATCTCTTGGTACATCAATTGCGATTGAACCATTTTTAGTAATAATGGTTTTTTGTGTGTTGCCATTTCTTTTATTATGATTCTCATCAGTTTCAAGATAATCTTTAATTTCCGTATTTAACATTCGTTCAGTTAATTTTTTGGTAAATTCCTGAAAAATAGTATTGCCTTTAAATAAATCTTGTGGATTATCAATATTTTCTAAAAAATAATCAACAACTTTATCAATTGCGTCAGGTTCTTTTTTTATTTTTTTTGTCATTTTCTGTTCTCCTTCTTTTAAGTATAATTCAGAATGAATTATCGAGACACAGAATTTTGGACAGGATCGAAAAAACTGCCTTTCTAGTATACGCATCAAAATTACTTTTTAATTTTGTCGAAAACTCTTGATAAAATAAAAAAAAATTACTAAAAAAGAAAAAATATCACATCGCCTCAACATTTCCATTACTAGAAACCCAAAAATTAAGTTTAGGGCATATGGGATTATTAGACTTTGATTATCCAGTATTGCCAGACAAAACCTTACTTTTGTGAGACGAAACCAATTTATTTTTAGAAGGAACTGATTGAGAAAAAAAATAATACCAAAAACGAAGAAACCGGTATCCAAGAGTATTTCGCTCTGGCACGCCATTTCGGTCATATTGTGTTAGCTAGTGGTCAAAGAGATAAACATATTTGAGTTAAAGTTCGTGATATTGCCAATAATGTGATTGTGGGAATTCGCAAAAAACCCGTTAATATTTTTCGCCCCTACTTAAAAGTCATTTATGGTACCTTTACGAGCATTGAAGAATATGAACGCTGACGAAACACCTTAATTGATGCGAAAAATAGCAAAAAAGGTCGCCGTATTAAATATCGTGATATTCCTGAACTCGATATTTATTTTTTTTAAACTAAAAATTCCTCTACCAATACTTAACACTTACAATTCTTTTTACCTAGCATTTTTAAGAGATTACTTAAATGCAAAAGTAAATCCTGATTATGAAGACAAATACTATACTGACACAGCAATTGATTTAGAAGACTTAGAATACTTAAAAATGGATAAATTTAGCAAATTTTTAAGAAAAATGAAAGAAAAGGAATAATAAAAAATGGAAAATCTCGCAAAAATGGCCGACTTTCTCGCCCAAATGCTTTATAAAGTTTTTGATTTAATTTGAAGTTTAGAAGTGCCAGGAACAAATATTCAACTAATATTTCCTTTATTCTTAACACTTGCTGTAGAATTTCTTATGGCAATTATTCTTGGATTTGGTAGTTAACAAGTTAATTTAGAAAAACAACGCCAGTATGCTGTTAAAAATAAGGGTCGTTTATGTGTGTGAGGAAAAGTTAAAAAACAAATAAAACCAATAAAAACAAAACAAGGTAACTAACAATCTTTAAACTAATTATTATTTTTATCTTAATAACTGTTCTTGGACTATTGGCTGGTAGTCATTTTGAAACTTTAACGAACTATATTAGTGAAGGCCTTGCCAATTTCCAAAAGTTTATTACTAGCAATTTAACAATTTTAGAACTATTTAAACCAATGGCTCGGACATTTTCTCAACATCCAATCTTCACCATTCTTGGTGTCACTTGTGTACTGATTGCTTTATTTATTGTGATTAAAGGTAGATAAAAAAATGAAAAAATGAACTAAAAAACAAGAATTAGAAACAGAGAATGACAAATTAAAAATTGCTAATGTCATATTAGAAAATAGTGTTAATGCTCTTAAATACATAATAATGGAAAAAAATAAAGAAATTTTAGAACTAGAAAAGTGAAATACTATTCATATTAATCAAAAATCGGACTTAATAATTGAAAACCAAAAATTAAAAATTTTTAAACACGAAAGGAGAATAAAAATGAAAAAACTTTTAGGAAAATTATTTAAAAAAGATAATTCAAAAGAAAAAATGCCATTAAAATTAAGGATTAAAAATTCTTTTAAAAAGCAGTGGTTAAAAGTATTATTAAGTATCATTTTCATCTTTATAAGCTTATTAATTTGTGCATTAACAGTAATCGATACTAAATGAATAACCGGAACAAGTGACGAATTTAATAATTTTATGAATGAAGAAGAGATGGTTAAATTCTTTGGCAAGTTCAATAGTGGTATTATGCTTGCAGGAATATTTGTTTTTTGATGAGATGGAGCAATATATTTTGCAATTAAATTTGAAAAATTAATCCGCTTTATTATTCAAAAAATTAAAGCAAAAAGAGCCTTGAAAAATGAAATCAAACAAACTAATTAATTCTTTAAAAAAATATTGATGGAGAATTTTGCCTTACATTTTTATGATTATTATCTTTTTCATTCCATTTTTAAAATTGGAAATTAATGATTTGAAATTATTATATGAAAAATTTAAAACATTAATTTCACTTATGATACTAGGATATTTAGATATATGCATTACAATAGCTGTAATTATAAATTGTGGTATTGAGTGACTTATTAAAAAAAATCAAAACTAAAAGAACAACGAAAAATAAAATATTTTAAAAAGGAGTGATAAAAATGTTTATGAAAATATTTACTGTGATAATTATTAGTTTCAATAACATTTTTACCATTCCCCAAAACATTAATAATGACAAGGCAACATCACAACTAATTAGAAATAAAAGACAAAGTGATAAAATTTATAATTTTGAAATCAGAAATCTAGAAAAAGTGAGGTTTTGAATTTCGAATTCAACAAATAATATTACACAAGTTCAAATAAATAAAATAGATAATAACAATCTAAATGAAAAATTACCAGAATTAAGAAATTTAGAAAACCTTAGTTTCTTATTTACACAAAAATTACAAAATAATCAGAGCAAACAAGATAAGATTAGACAACTAATAAATACAGACGGTCAAGAAACCGCCATGCGAAATACATGAGTAATTAATAAAAAAATAACAATTAAAGCACAAGGTACAAATTTAGATGACTGCAAATATGATAGTTTAGGAAATATTAGTCCTGCTTATGATAATAATAAAATAGATTACATATTAAGAAATACAAATGATTTTGAAATTGAAATTGAAAAAGATAGCAACCGATATTGATTTACCAGAAATAACCACCAAATTTGATGGTAACCACAAATACAGCGATGTTATTGATAACCTTGACTATTTAATGATTCACCGCGTGGCGATTTTGATAAATTTAATTACTCTTATCTCTATTGAACACCAGTATTTAATTTCATTGACACTTTAGAAAAAGGTTATTACAAAGAATTTACGATTAAAAATCACGGCTTTAAAGACGAGAGCTATTTTTATCATAAGACTTCAACTATTTTACCAAATTCAGAAATAATCGACCCTACAAATGCAACCAAAATTGAAGTTATAAAAAAATTAAAAAAAGACTTAATGAAGCAATTAACAATCTTGATGGCGTAAATAATGCAATTGAAGGCATTGACTATAATACAGAAATTAAAGATAATGACAACAATTACTTAGATGATGATAGGGCTACTTACTTTTGATTTAACAACAGACAATAGACTTCTTGCAAAATTAATTTAAAATATAATTGAATTGTTGTTTTTAATAAAAAGGTGGAATTTAAATGAAATTTAAAAAAAATAATCAAATAAGTGATAAAAATTTTTTAAGATTAACTGGTATTAAACATACTACTTTTAATAAAATGCTAGAAATTTTAAAAATAGAAGAATTAAAAAAGAGATTTCGTCGCGGAAGAACCAATAAATTATCATTAGAAAATCGTATTTTAATGACTTTAGAATATTGAAGAGAATATAGAACTTATTTTCATATTGCAAAAAGTTATGATATTAGTGAAAGTAGTTGTTATAGAAATATCAAATGAATTGAAGACACTTTAATAAAACACCCTAATTTTCAACAACTTACTGGTCAAAAATCACTATTAAAAGATTATTTCAAAGATAAGACTGTTATAATTGATGTAACTGAAAGCCAAATCCAACGCCCAAAAAAAGACAAAAACAGCACTACTCAGGAAAAAAGAAAAAACACACAATAAAAACACAAGTTATAATTGAAAAAGATAGTAAAAAAATTATTAGTTCTGATTTTTCTTATGGTAAAAACCATGACTTTAAAATTTTAAAAGATTCAAAAATTAAATTTTTACCAGAAACAACTGTTTTAGTGGATTTAGGTTATCAAGGCATACAAAAAATTAATCATAATGTTTTAATTCCTAAAAGAAAATCAAAGAAAAACCCTTTAAATAAAGAAGAAAAGCAAAATAATGAGCGAATTTCAAAAATGAGAATTGTTATTGAAAATGTTTTTGCTATACTTAAAAAATTTAAAATTATTAGTGAAAAATATCGAAATCGTAGAAAAAGATTTGCTTTAAGATTTAATTTAATAGCTTCAATTTATAATTTACAACTATTAGTTTAAATATATTTGATAATTTAAAATTTCAGTCTTTTTTTATTGTAAATAATAATTTTTATTATGTTTTAATGACAAAATATTTGTAAAAATAATCTAAAAATTATTTTAATAACACTTTTATATTTATTTTAAATTTAAAAATTATAATTATCATATTAATTTTGCAAGAAGTCTATTGTTTTTGTAAACGTTTGGTGTTTGTGGATTTAACATAAATATTGTTATTATTATCAATTGCCATTTGAATACAGCATTTAGTATTAGTTGCGAATGGGTCAAGGTGAATTCTTCGTGGATCAGTTTTATATTTGAAATTTCCTTTATGGATTTCTTTAATAAATGTTTCATCGATTTGGATTTTACCAGATAATTTTTTAAATTTTAATTGAGTATTTTCTAATTGTTTTGATTTCATTAATTTTTGACGATTATATCAAGCAGTTTTTAATGTAGTTTTAATAAAACGAGAAATTGTTTTACTAGATTGCCCCAGCAATGAAATTTGAATCAATAAATTTCATTGTTCATAA is drawn from Spiroplasma endosymbiont of Clivina fossor and contains these coding sequences:
- a CDS encoding IS256 family transposase: MTKKIKKEPDAIDKVVDYFLENIDNPQDLFKGNTIFQEFTKKLTERMLNTEIKDYLETDENHNKRNGNTQKTIITKNGSIAIDVPRDRNSTFEPVIIPKRQRRFDNFDQKVISLYARGMTISDIKAQLQEFYHGAEISESLISQITDDVIEEVKMWQTKPLEKIYPIVYFDCIVVKVKQDKRIINKAVYLALGINLDGLKDILGMWISENEGTKFWLNNLTEMKNRGLQDILVACSDNLTGMSDAIEAVFPKTQHQLCIVHQIRNSLKFVPYKDRKLVANDLKSIYTAINEEIALVALDHFSEKWNKKYPQITKSWKNNWNNLIIFLEYPQEFRRIIYTTNAIESVNSQLRKVIKNKKIFPNDASVFKIFYLAFQNMVKKWTMPIQNWGSAISHLMIKFEDRVNLS
- a CDS encoding transposase family protein → MKFKKNNQISDKNFLRLTGIKHTTFNKMLEILKIEELKKRFRRGRTNKLSLENRILMTLEYWREYRTYFHIAKSYDISESSCYRNIKWIEDTLIKHPNFQQLTGQKSLLKDYFKDKTVIIDVTESQIQRPKKDKNSTTQEKRKNTQ
- a CDS encoding transposase family protein; this encodes MKTQVIIEKDSKKIISSDFSYGKNHDFKILKDSKIKFLPETTVLVDLGYQGIQKINHNVLIPKRKSKKNPLNKEEKQNNERISKMRIVIENVFAILKKFKIISEKYRNRRKRFALRFNLIASIYNLQLLV
- a CDS encoding IS1/IS1595 family N-terminal zinc-binding domain-containing protein yields the protein MESYHCVKNGHNSEGKQKYLCKNCRASFDAFRNHFIYWSHLNYEQWNLLIQISLLGQSSKTISRFIKTTLKTAWYNRQKLMKSKQLENTQLKFKKLSGKIQIDETFIKEIHKGNFKYKTDPRRIHLDPFATNTKCCIQMAIDNNNNIYVKSTNTKRLQKQ